The Silurus meridionalis isolate SWU-2019-XX chromosome 18, ASM1480568v1, whole genome shotgun sequence genome includes the window CATGTTCCTGGCAACTGCtttgctctgctctgctctgcctTCCTAGTACCCAGTTTGGACTTTggtttggcattttttttttgtgccctGCCTATATTGTTCTGTTTGGCGGCTTTGGAatatttggactgttttttggctttggttttgtcttccctgcatcgccctgtttgcctgtcttttagaccctggactgttttttggactgtgtttttgccttgccccattgagtgtttctttattaaagcctATTTTCTCCTCAACCCTGTCGCTTACTGCATTTGGATCGGTTCTCTCCACACATCTAAGGCTCGAAGGGCACGCCCCGAGACCTTGATGGTACGTGTGGATTCCCTCCCCGGGAAAACCctctgccccggagccaccactaaAAGGGGTCTCATATGGAGGAGGCCAAGCGGAATCACACAGGATGCTTCcaccatgagacccagcagcctatGTGAGTGAGGATACCTGCGATCCGGGCGGGAGACAGCTGTGCCCGCAACCTGGTCGAGTCCCACACCATGCCCAGGTAGGTGGTTCTCTGCCGTGGAGAAAGCGCACTCTTCCTGCAGTTCAGTCTTAGCCCCAGTTCCTTCATGCAGGTGAGAATGACATCTGGATGCCGGACCTCCTGAAGCTCAGAttgagccaatatcaaccaGTCATTGCACTTTGTGAAGGTATGGGGTGAGAGTGCCAGACCAAATGGGAGGACCcagtattggtaagcttcgcccccgaaagcaaacctcctGTGCATGTGAAGAATAGCTACGTGAAAGTATGCGTCTTACAGAtttatcgtgacaaaccagtcctcagacCTGATCTAAGGCACAACCTCTTTgagagtgagcatcctgaacctgagcctcatgagTGAGCGGTTCAAAGAGCAGAGATCCAGGATCGGACGCAACCCACCATCATCTTCGGTACAACGAAGTACGGGCTGTAGAAGCCTAACTCTCTGACCGAGGGGTGAACCACCTTGATGGCCCCTTTGGTTAGGAGAGCATGCACCGCTTgtcccaggaccagagcctgctcaggACCCACCACGGTGGGACACATCTCGTTGTGACGGGGAGGAGAGGACCCAAACTGAATTCAAGTAGCCCCTCTCTATAGTACGCAGGACACACTAAGAGACCTCCAGCAGCCTCTCTCAGGCTGTCAGAACTCCCtcaaccctctggagtctgagggtgtttttggcccattgagagattttgacatgctcttatatttggttctttttagttgctttcaaaatataatattgacaaaagacttattacactgtattcagcacaaactgggctaccataatatgtaaacagcttatatgtgtgtgtttgtatttttgacaaaataaggtttatgcatggtttttgaaaaagcttaaaaaaaaacctcactgaaataaggccacaaaacctatagtaaacatgttttcccAAGACGTTTTGAGAGCAgatcatcctgcctgctcattcacattaaacaatactttgatttaaaatttaaaagacactttatattttgaaaggccatatgcgaagaggcgtcgacatgctgtgactgacagctttgtAGACAATGCgtcgcataatgagctgtcgattacataatgagctgtggatcactgagccaggatctgagtgagaagtacagtactacaagaaagaatgtgtttcctttgtggtttatttaaaatacacattactgatcacatctgtttatgaaacacacacacacacacacacaaacatcactaACTGtgtcattgataaagttgtttgcatatgtcatacaatgcaataatgattcaaactaaatataatttcagaaaatataaaatatgtacttactcaggatgattctcggtcgaactcaaaatggagcgacacctgcgtggcctggtgtgagtttccagtgaaggcaggggtgatgcagccacactcctaaaaataaccaaacaatatattttaggatgatgaatacacttgaacaacatatatttgttagcatgcattgtacatatagcattttCACCTTAGCATTCcggaacatctctgctagctaacactacataacagcctttcaggatgataAGTGACActaaccaaaactgaactgaggctaaaatataactttaaataacgtcaacaatatttaggaaatacaattacaaacagttaatgttacaaatgagcagatattggcggatttttgttgtaacattaaaaggcaatgctgacaaaagctaggcagagatgtctacaaacaatatgagttttatatgatcagaatgtaagattTAATAACTTACTCATCGTAGAAACTTGAATCGTTggaatcgcaatcttcttcggatgaaaaggtaaattcttcATCACTGTCCAAAACCATCTGAAGAGCTTCCTCACCGGTGTAGTGTGTCAAATCGCATTGTTTTAGGCCATTGTCCAGGGGGCGTGTAACTTAACatgtgaactgttttacctgtgaatagcgggggggcgtgtccggtcgcagctcattatcagataatgagctgcggtggaaaatctgtgcATCTACTTGGTTTCACATAATTTATATTCTTtggaaacatatgttttttatttcacagacTTATTCCAAAACTACatactttaagctgtctaaagatatttttttttatttccgtgtgtcagctattggccgagtttcagcgctttttgatGACGTGTTTCTAAACGAAGCTCACACAGACAAAGGCAacagatggcgcaccctgactattttattcatttaaaaaaatacaatatttttggCGGGTCCTCACTTtaaagcacatcctgtggcagagCCAACGGCCTGGACTCTGGGAAGCACTGGGGAGGGACTggcaccgtagcatgaggtgtACACCGCCCTCCAGATGTAAGCCGTCAGGACTTACGTGCCATGGACCATTTGTTCGAAGCAAGGGTGACTCTCAGGTCAGCCGGGTCATTCTAGGGCCTAGAGCATCGCCAGGGGCCCCTAGGCCCTCCCCGCGGGGATCGGGTGGCAATGTTCTCTTTCTGGGCTACATGATGCCCGGAAGGACCAGGCTGGGTCtaatctaagggagtttttccttgccacagtcgccacggcttggccatcagggataaatgcacaccgttcaccttgactgttgatttctgtaaagctgctttgagacaatgtatgttgtgaaaagcgctatagaaataaacttgacttaacttgacttgGCTGGGGCCGCCGCCGAACGGCCCCCTGGGAGTGGCGAGGGAGGTACTGCTAAAAAGCCGCCGACTGCTTTTTAGACTACTGGAATCTGTCGTTGACCGCCGTTACAGTATCACCAAACAGCCCAGGAGAAGCCATTGGGGCATTCAGGAGCGCAGCTCGATCCGTGGCAGGGAGGTCTGAcaaggtgagccacagatgctgCTCTGTGGCCACCAGGGCTGGCATGGACCGACCAACGGCCCACACTGTGTGTTTCATGGCCCTAAGGGTTAGGTTGGCAGCACGAAGAAACTCCTTAATATCATCAGCCCCGGAGCAAGTCAGCCTGGTATGCTTGCAGCACACCCATAGTGTTGCTTAAAAagctttgttattgttattattgcacagtacagtaaacagtaaacagtaataatgGTGTATATTTTAGTGACTgtttcactgggagcagctctaattgtaaagtctaatacaTAAGGgcaaaaagtgtagtcagaactgTCAAATAATTGTGCGTTTTTTATACAAGTGTATGAATGCGTGTGGAGGAAACTACGACTTTATTTGTTGTAATGTGAACCAAAAAACTAAAGATTCTTAGGTGCCAGTgattttctgacttttttttaaaaatcactaGATTTGTCCCATGATTAAATAAAGTGGCTAAAATAGTTGTAttctcattgtgtgtgtttttgtcaccttttattataaatatgctTGATTCATGATGTATTTGTTTAGCATTATTTAATGGACATTGCTACTCTGTGCACtttgtgttcatgtttattttaagcacatatttacagcagtgtgCACATGGAATTCACTTTTAACTTCTTTTGTTTACATGGCATGACATCATATGTACTGTTCTGTCACTCAAACTTAGGGGCGTAATCCATTTCTTAAACTATAAAAGCAACAGCTCTGTTTGACCTCTAAATTTATTGTAATGTGCGTTTACAATGTTATAATAGAATTTCATTTATGAGTATTTTGTTTTAACTTTTGTAGACATcagagaaatgttttattcatgaaCCCGATGGAGTTTAACCTCACTGATCGCTGTGAGCATTTCTTctgtccagagagatctgtatctcctgcagtttatatcttgctgtatgtgtgtggagctgctgtggttcttctaacagtgtgtggaaatctgctcgtcatcatctctgttcttcacttcaagcagcttcacacaccgACCAACATGCTCATGCTCTCTCTGGCCGTGTCAGATTTCTTCATCGGTGCTTTAGTGATGCCGTCGATGTTAATCTGGACGATCGAGTCGTGCTGGATTTTGGGGAAAAACTATTgcgctttatttttaataactacTGGATTCCTCATGATTGTGTCCATATACACTGTCGCTCTTATCGCTGTGGATCGTTATGTGGCTCTTTCAGCCCCAtttttctacacaaacacaatctctCTAAGGATTATGATATTCGTGGTTTATTTGAACTGGTCTGTAAATCTTGCATATGTCTTAGCGCTCACTTATTTCAATGGAATTTTCAACAATACTGTAGCGTGCCCTGGAGAGTGTTTTCTCATTCTGACTGAGGTTTGGACTGCAGTTAATCTTGTAAGAtcatttatatttccactttctgttataatcatattgtacagtctggtttttctgatcgctaagaaacacgccactgctatcagagagcttaataatcacacacgacctcaaacacagaaaatcacctcccactccatgaaatctgagagaaaagcagccaaagtcctcggcattttagtgtgtgtgtttctggcgTGTTTACTTccttattatatttacagtctGTTAGGGAGTGTTATTGAAGTACAGGGagaaataatcaacaaagtttTGATCATGCTTTGTCTAAATTCCAGCATTAATCCTCTTATTTACGCTCTGTTTTATccgtggtttaggaggtgctttaaaataattataactcTGCAGATATTCCAGAGAGACTCTGCATtaatcaatgttttttcttgAACATGTTTTGTGCTCTTAAGACACACATACAAAGGCAGATGAGAAAATCAGTCTGTCTGAGAAACTACTAAAATACCAAAGCATCAAAAACATTCCAAATGAATTCTGCTAGAGGAATAATTTAACAACTATGGATAAATTCAGTCTGGATAAATTGTTGaattattcacacacaaacacacaacacataaacATGATTcatataataaatttaatttttgaaataattaattttctgatcgctaagaaacacaccactgctatcagagagcttaataatcacacacgacctcaaacacagaaaatcacctcccactccatgaaatctgagagaaaagcagccaaagtcctcggTATTTTAGTGTCCGTGTTACTGGCGTGTTTActtccatattttatttacagtttttaggTGACGTTATTGAACTACAATTAAAAATCATTCAAAAATGTTTATCTTGTTTTGTCTTAATTCTACTTCAAATTAATTATAACTctgcaaatatttcaaacagACTCCACATTAATCAGTGTTCTTTCATGAAATTACTTTTTTCACCCCTTTATGGTGCCTGAATAATATCATTACTGTATATCAACTACTGATCTAATGTATCCCTTATCATAgcaatattattttgtaattcatATAATACAATTAATGTAGGCATTTATAATATAGGTAGTCAAAATTATATTTGCTTATAATAGgaataaaatcatttgaattatattttcACATCAGaaagaatattaaaaattaGTATCATAATCGTAAAAATGTGTTGTGGACTTTTATATAGATattatgtatgtggtgagtTTTGACATTTAAAACTTTAGTTTGATATTAATATGGAGTCTTTGTTTTAGACACTTTTATgatatacataataaaatagTAATGTTAATGCTATTTtgtaatttctatttattttttcttttatattattattttgaataatgtGGAGGAGACTGTAATAACGGCTGAAAGTATCAACATCAGTAAGGCCTAATTTGGTCCCAGACATTTATGCTGCAGAAGAATTACATAAAGGTGAATATTTATATAGTGGAAATTTGCAGGGAGGGGAAATCATTTATCACAcaccatacaaaaaaaaaagatcatgtaGTATTTTCCTAtgtgtcatttttaaatgttatatctTGTATGAcaaatctgacttttttttaaagctgtcaATGCTGTTAGTGTAAATTTGTTATAAATACTTTACAGTGCTGCATGAAActtaactaaaataaaaaatgaatatacaaatgaaaatagtGATAATATTCGAAATCTTACACAATAACCACCCTAAATGTCCAGACCTTGACTGTAAGGCGAAATTAAAAGTCTTCTAGAGTGAATTTGGTTCATTCACATGCACTTAAAAAGAAAGACACTCTGGTTCTCTGACAATCTGTAAATAATttgttcagttgtttttttactcttaTTATCTAAATTGACCCTTTTTATTTCCACAATCATGATTCTAGTTGTCAGGATCTTCTGGGTGCACGGCGCACTATTCCCTGTTGGCGGCCACCTTGCCGCTTTTTCCCGCACTGCcctgtatttaaggacacccaaGACTTTAGCTCGTCGGCTTCCAAAGTCACTGAGAatattcttgccaccctgcctgctttTGTTTCTGAACCTAATACTGATCTTGTTTCTGATCCCCAAAaactttggttttgttttggcGTTTTTCTTCTTTGCGCCCTGCCTATATTGTTCTTTTTGCCGGCTTTggattttttggactgttttttggcTTTGGTTTTGTCTTCCCTGCATCATTCTGTTTGCCTGTCTTTTCACCAAGATCACCTCTATGCCCTGCTGTGCATACCCCCCAAGCCTGTCCACagtcccgccgagggtgccgctccgccTCATCACATCAGCCAGAAAGTGCTTGGGGCAGCCACCTGGGAGCTAGCTACATGCTTCATCTGGCCTTTCCTGACCTCCAAGGCATTCTACCTGGTGGCAGCTTGCTTCAAGTCCTGCTGTGTCCATTGCTGGCACCTGACTATCCTCATGCCGCAGTATTTTCGTTCCTGCCCAGTATTTCAGTTTCAGGAACACAGGTCCAAATCTGaaatcaaacaataaaataagataagatgatatatacctttatttgtcccacagtggaaaaatgtgcaaatatgtaaaaaaaattaataattagaaacattatacagtatattgtatattgtcaGGGCGCCATCGGCTTCGCCTCTCCTCGGCGCCCCGCCTGCACGGAGCGCTTCTTCATCATACTAACTACCAACACCTGAACCTCCTTCCACTCAGCCTACTTAAGGCCCTCACTCCTTCAGGGCTTTGTCCGTTATTGCACGTCACACGTCATCACACGACCTTGCCTTTTCCAGGCGTACCACGGATATCACCTCAGCACTTTGGCTACTGTTTTGGACTGTGTGGGCCTCGCCTCTCCCAGGCGTACCACTGATATCTCCTGAGCACTTTGGGTTCGCTTTCGGACTTTGTGGACCTCGCTCCTTTCAGGCGTACCACGGATATAcctgctcctctctctctcatggcTATCACGGTTTCTTCTTAAAGCTTACTTAACCTACTACGGCTTCTGTCTCTATTTCTCCCGGCCTGACATAATAACGGACCTTAGAACACACTAGGGAAAATATCGTGTTACCTCCAATGGAACCACAACTGGCTACGCCTTCGGACATGGTCCTCAATCTCACCGTCGCTCTCCGAGCCACCTTCACTCTGACCTTTGCTAGCCAGGCGGCTGCTTCCCCCTACGGCAGCCCGATTTTCCGGCCTCTTTTTCCGTTGACGCGGCCGAGTGTAATGGCTTCCTGCTCCAGGTGAAACTCCACATCGAGATGCAACCTCAGAAAAATCCCTACTGATTGAGCTAAGGTGGCATTCCTTGTCTCACTCCTCTCTGGAAGAGCTCTAGCCTGAGCACACAGAACCCAGCTATCAACTCCTACACGCACTTCACCAATCACTTTACGGAGGTTTTCAGCGTCACTTCCAGAGCGCTATGAATGAAGGATCAGCTGCTCAGTTTGCGCCAGGGGTCGGATAATATCATCAACTATAGCCTACGTTTCCGTACCTTGGCGGCCAATAGTGGCTGGAACGAGGTTGCACTTATAAATGCCTATCGCTTGGGATTAAACCCGGAAGTCAGGTATGCCATTGCTATTCATGATGACAATCTAGGGTTGGAAGCGTTTATACAATGGTCGCTCGAGTTGTCGCAATGCCTCGCCGCCTGCCATCCTATGGAGTCTGAAGCCACCTCTGCTGCTGTACATCTGCCGACTCCCGAACCCGAGCCGATGCAGGTGGGGTCTCGGAGACTCTCTAAGAAGGAGAGGAACCGCCGCCTGGTGTCCGGCACGTGCCACTACTGTGGAGACCCGGTCATTCTATCTCAGGGTGCCCCACTCGACCTCCATGGCCCGCGGTGAGTACCGCGTGTGTGTTTCTGATGTGTTTACttccatattatatttacagtctGTTAGGGAATGTTATTGAAGTACAGGGATGATTCCAAATGAATTCTGCTAGCGGAATAATTTAACAACTATGGAAAAATTCAGTCTGGATAAACTGTTGaattattcacacacaaacacacaacacatgaATATGATccatatattaattaaattctttgaattaattaattttatgatCGCTAAGAAACACACCACTGCTATTagagagcttaataatcacacacgacctcaaacacagaaaatcacctcccacttcatgaaatctgagagaaaagcagccaaagtcctcTGTATTATACTGGCCGTGTTTATAGTGTGTTTACTTACGTAtttcatttacagtttattaggtGACGTTATTGAGCTACAATGAAAAATCAGTCACAATTTTTGGTCTTGTTTTGTCTCAAgtttactttaaattaattataactctGCAAATATTCCAAACAGACTCCACATTAATCAGTGTTCTTTCATGAAATGTCTGAATAATATCATTACTGTATATCAACTACTGATTTAATGTATCCCTTATCATAgcaatattattttgtaattcatATAATACAATTCATGTAGGCATTTATAATATAGGTAGTCAAAATTATATTTGCTTATAATAGgaataaaatcatttgaattatattttcACATCAGaaagaatattaaaaattaGTATCATAATCGTAAAAATGTGTTGTGGACTTTTATATAGATattatgtatgtggtgagtTTTGACATTTAAAACTTTAGTTTGATATTAATATGGAGTCTTTGTTTTAGACACTTTTATgatatacataataaaatagTAATGTTAATGCTATTTTGTaagttctatttattttttcttttatattattattttgaataatgtGGAGGAGACTGTAATAACGGCTGAAAGTATCAACATCCGTAAGGCCTAATTTGGTCCCAGACATTTATGCTGCAGAAGAATTACATAAAGGTGAATATTTATATAGTGGAAATTTGCAGGGAGGGGAAATCATTTATCACAcaccatacaaaaaaaaaagatcatgtaGTATTTTCCTAtgtgtcatttttaaatgttatatctTGTATGAcaaatctgacttttttttaaagctgtcaATGCTGTTAGTGTAAATTTGTTATAAATACTTTACAGTGCTGCATAAAACTTAACTGGAATTAAAAAGGAATATACAAAATGAAACTAGTGATAATATTCAAGGTTTTACAGAATAACCACCAGACCACGACCCTGAGGCAGAATTGAAAGTCTTCTAGAGTGAATTTGGTTCATATACACGCACTTTGAATAAAAAGACGCTCTGGTTCTCTGACAATCTGTAAAGAATTTGCtcagttgtttttttactcCTAAAACTATCAAGTTTTCTTGTTATTGATTTTGAAATTTGACCCTTTTTATTTCCTAGTTTTTGATTCTAGttgtcaggatcttccgggcACATGGCACACATTTCCGGGTCGTCGGCCAGCTCGTTTTTAAGGACACCCAAGACTTTAGCTCGGGGCCAGATTATCTGACCGGCTTTGAAAGTCCCTGAGGatattcttgccaccctgcctgctagGGTTCCTGACCCTGTTCCTGATTCTGTTTCTGATCCTGTTCTTGACCCCTGCTCTGCTCTTCTTTGGACTTtggtgtttttggttttggctgggttttttttgtgcccTGCCTATATTGTTCTGTTTGCCGGCTTTAGATtctttggactgttttttggcTTTGGTTTTGTCTTCCCTACATTGCCCCAAGAACGATTAATCAGCATACAGAGAAGAGATGCAATGGTTAACAGTCTGGCGTGGAgcgaacaacctgtctctgaacattgacaaaacaAGAGATGGTTGTTTACTTCAGGAGAGCATAGAGTGACCGTTCACCACTGATCACCAATGGATCTTCTGTGAAGATCATCAAGAGCATCAAATTCCCTGGCAGAGAACTTCACTTGgccactcaacaccagctcccaTCACCAAGAAAGTCCAGCAGCGCCTCTACTTCCTTAGAACGCTGAGGAAAGCGCATCTctctccccccatcctgaccacattctgcatcactgcctgtttCGGGAACTGCATCGCAAGACCCTCTATTGTGgtgacagctgagaagatcttTGGAGTCtttctcccctctatcatggacatttacaccacacagtgcatccacaaagccaacagcattgtggatgaccccacacacccctcacacacactcttcactctcctgccaTCTACTGCCACACTCTTTACCCTCTTGTGTTGCTCCAACCCAAAATCCCTCCGAGGGCAGGGTTAGGGTGGTGGGCGAGCTCCGCCACATCACATCGGCCAGAAAGTGCTTCGGGAGCCACCAAGAGGCTTGCTTCATGCTTTATCCGGACTTTCCTGACCTCCAAGGCGTTCTACCCAGTGGCAGCTCATCTCAAGTCCCGCTGTATCCACCGGTGGCACCCGACTGTCCTTGTGCCCCAAGCTTCTTGACAAGATTTAGTTCTGTAGTTAATACAGAGTAGTTAATACGGAATAATATGGCCATAGATGGACCCAGCGGATATATTAAATTGTTGGGCTTGCTCTGTCACAAACTG containing:
- the LOC124401723 gene encoding trace amine-associated receptor 6-like — encoded protein: MEFNLTDRCEHFFCPERSVSPAVYILLYVCGAAVVLLTVCGNLLVIISVLHFKQLHTPTNMLMLSLAVSDFFIGALVMPSMLIWTIESCWILGKNYCALFLITTGFLMIVSIYTVALIAVDRYVALSAPFFYTNTISLRIMIFVVYLNWSVNLAYVLALTYFNGIFNNTVACPGECFLILTEVWTAVNLVRSFIFPLSVIIILYSLVFLIAKKHATAIRELNNHTRPQTQKITSHSMKSERKAAKVLGILVCVFLACLLPYYIYSLLGSVIEVQGEIINKVLIMLCLNSSINPLIYALFYPWFRRCFKIIITLQIFQRDSALINVFS